One segment of Zhihengliuella halotolerans DNA contains the following:
- a CDS encoding Lrp/AsnC family transcriptional regulator has product MNRDATQSHAELLVQDGISRAIIEELQRNGRQSYAAVAKEVGLSEAAVRQRIQKLIEAQVMKIVAVTDPMQLGFTRQAMVLIRSHGDLTATADRVAELPNVDYCVVTAGRTDILAEVVCTDDEDLLETINTIRQIEGVASSETLTYLSLRKQEYDWGTK; this is encoded by the coding sequence CCGAGCTCCTGGTCCAGGACGGGATCTCCCGCGCCATCATCGAGGAGCTCCAGCGCAACGGCCGGCAGTCCTACGCCGCCGTAGCCAAAGAGGTCGGGCTGAGCGAGGCCGCGGTACGACAGCGAATCCAGAAACTCATCGAAGCGCAGGTCATGAAGATCGTCGCCGTCACGGACCCGATGCAGCTGGGCTTCACGCGGCAGGCCATGGTCCTCATCCGGAGCCACGGCGATCTCACGGCCACCGCGGACCGCGTCGCAGAACTGCCCAACGTGGACTACTGCGTCGTCACCGCCGGCCGTACCGACATCCTCGCCGAGGTCGTCTGCACGGACGACGAGGACCTGCTCGAAACCATCAACACCATCCGACAGATCGAGGGCGTCGCGTCATCGGAGACGCTGACGTACCTCTCCCTCCGCAAACAGGAATACGACTGGGGTACCAAATGA
- a CDS encoding aspartate aminotransferase family protein: MTIADTATNTTPRGTNRQQAARDHLWMHFAKHSPLIEGGSVPTIVRGEGHHVFDDSGRRYIDGLAGLFVAQVGHGREELAEAARKQAEKLAFFPLWSYAHEPAIDLAERLANYAPGDLNRVFFTTGGGEAVESAFKLAKQYHKLTGNPGKYKVISRALAYHGTPQGALAITSLPGMKTPFEPLVPGTFRVPNTNHYRGPEQFADDEEAFGLWAAERVREAIEFEGPESVAAVFMEPVQNAGGCFTPPPGYFQRVREICDEHNVLMVSDEVICAFGRIGSMFACEDFGYTPDIITCAKGMTSGYSPIGAMIASDRLFEPFSKGDTTFLHGYTFGGHPVSAAVAMANLDIMEREGLNQRVKDNGPAFKATLSKLNDLPIVGDVRGTGYFYGIELVKDKKTKETFNEAESEHLLAGFLSHALFDAGLYCRADDRGDPVIQLAPPLTIGQPQFDEIEQILRGVLTEAWARL; this comes from the coding sequence ATGACCATCGCAGACACTGCCACCAACACCACTCCACGCGGGACCAACCGCCAGCAGGCCGCTCGCGACCATCTCTGGATGCACTTCGCCAAGCACTCCCCGCTCATCGAAGGCGGGTCCGTGCCGACGATCGTGCGCGGCGAGGGCCACCATGTCTTCGACGACAGCGGCCGACGCTACATCGACGGACTGGCCGGGCTGTTCGTCGCCCAGGTCGGCCACGGCCGCGAGGAGCTCGCCGAGGCCGCGCGCAAGCAGGCGGAGAAGCTGGCCTTCTTCCCGCTGTGGTCCTACGCGCACGAGCCCGCGATCGATCTCGCCGAACGCCTGGCGAACTACGCGCCCGGGGACCTGAACCGCGTCTTCTTCACGACTGGCGGCGGCGAGGCCGTCGAGTCGGCCTTCAAGCTGGCCAAGCAGTACCACAAGCTCACCGGCAACCCCGGCAAGTACAAGGTCATCTCCCGCGCACTCGCCTACCACGGCACCCCGCAGGGCGCCCTGGCCATCACCTCGCTCCCGGGCATGAAGACGCCGTTCGAGCCGCTCGTCCCCGGCACGTTCCGCGTCCCGAACACCAACCACTACCGCGGCCCCGAGCAGTTCGCCGACGACGAGGAGGCGTTCGGCCTCTGGGCGGCCGAGCGCGTGCGCGAGGCGATCGAGTTCGAGGGCCCCGAGTCCGTGGCAGCCGTGTTCATGGAGCCGGTCCAGAACGCCGGCGGCTGCTTCACGCCCCCGCCCGGCTACTTCCAGCGTGTGCGCGAGATCTGCGACGAGCACAACGTGCTCATGGTCTCCGACGAGGTCATCTGCGCCTTCGGCCGCATCGGCTCGATGTTCGCGTGCGAGGACTTCGGCTACACGCCGGACATCATCACGTGTGCCAAGGGCATGACGAGCGGCTACTCGCCGATCGGCGCGATGATCGCTTCCGACCGCCTCTTCGAGCCGTTCTCCAAGGGCGACACGACGTTCCTGCACGGCTACACGTTCGGCGGGCACCCGGTCTCGGCCGCCGTCGCGATGGCCAACCTGGACATCATGGAGCGCGAGGGCCTGAACCAGCGCGTTAAGGACAACGGCCCCGCCTTCAAGGCCACGCTCTCGAAGCTCAACGACCTGCCGATCGTCGGCGACGTGCGCGGCACCGGCTACTTCTACGGCATCGAGCTGGTCAAGGACAAGAAGACCAAGGAGACCTTTAACGAGGCCGAGTCGGAGCACCTGCTCGCCGGGTTCCTCTCCCACGCGCTCTTCGACGCCGGACTGTACTGCCGCGCCGACGACCGCGGCGACCCCGTCATCCAGCTCGCGCCGCCGCTGACGATCGGCCAGCCGCAGTTCGACGAGATCGAGCAGATCCTGCGCGGCGTGCTCACCGAAGCCTGGGCACGGTTGTAG